In a genomic window of Anoxybacter fermentans:
- the cobT gene encoding nicotinate-nucleotide--dimethylbenzimidazole phosphoribosyltransferase: protein MSKRLEETVKAIKPLDKVMMEEVRKYQDTLTKPTGSLGRLEEISIQVAGITGKKTPDFGKKAVVVMAGDHGVVAEGVSAFPQVVTQQMVYNFANGGAAINVLARQAGAEVKVVDIGVAGDVEVPGVWVRKVKYGTNNFCQGPAMSKEEAIQALEVGIDVAEELIEDGFSILATGEMGIGNTTASSAIVSLLTGCTVEEAVGPGTGVDNEGIKRKINAIKRGIEVNKPDVNDALDVLMKVGGLEIAGITGLILGAAANRVPVVIDGFISTAAALVAKGLAPESVNYMIGSHCSAEPAHRRSLEILGIKPVLDLKMRLGEGTGAVLTFYLIESAVRIVKEMATFESAGVATKE from the coding sequence ATGAGTAAAAGATTAGAAGAAACAGTTAAGGCCATTAAACCCCTGGATAAAGTTATGATGGAAGAAGTACGAAAATATCAAGACACTTTGACCAAGCCGACCGGGAGTCTCGGTAGGTTAGAGGAGATTTCTATTCAGGTTGCTGGAATAACCGGTAAAAAAACACCTGATTTTGGCAAAAAAGCTGTTGTTGTGATGGCTGGAGATCACGGAGTAGTTGCTGAAGGAGTGAGCGCATTTCCCCAGGTAGTAACTCAACAGATGGTTTATAACTTTGCTAATGGTGGTGCTGCTATTAATGTTTTAGCCCGTCAAGCTGGTGCTGAGGTAAAGGTAGTTGATATTGGAGTAGCCGGTGATGTGGAGGTGCCAGGGGTCTGGGTAAGGAAAGTAAAATACGGAACGAATAATTTCTGTCAAGGCCCGGCAATGTCAAAAGAAGAAGCTATTCAGGCTTTAGAAGTAGGAATAGATGTAGCTGAAGAGCTGATTGAGGATGGTTTTAGTATATTGGCTACAGGTGAGATGGGGATTGGAAATACTACTGCAAGTAGTGCTATTGTCAGTTTGCTTACTGGATGTACGGTTGAAGAGGCAGTTGGCCCGGGAACAGGTGTGGATAATGAAGGTATTAAGAGGAAGATAAATGCCATTAAGCGCGGAATTGAGGTAAACAAGCCTGATGTTAATGATGCTTTGGACGTACTTATGAAAGTGGGTGGCCTTGAGATTGCAGGAATAACTGGTTTGATTCTGGGGGCTGCTGCAAATAGAGTACCTGTGGTTATTGACGGTTTTATCAGTACAGCTGCTGCTCTTGTAGCTAAAGGACTGGCTCCTGAGTCTGTAAATTATATGATTGGGTCTCATTGTTCTGCTGAACCTGCTCATCGTCGGAGTCTGGAAATTCTGGGGATTAAGCCGGTACTGGATTTAAAGATGCGGTTGGGTGAAGGTACAGGTGCAGTATTGACTTTTTATTTAATAGAATCAGCCGTACGGATTGTTAAGGAGATGGCTACTTTTGAATCGGCTGGAGTGGCTACAAAGGAATAA
- the cobS gene encoding adenosylcobinamide-GDP ribazoletransferase, whose translation MKNFILMTQLMTRIPIPITIDIKNEELGKGNIYFPLIGGLIGLFLAAIYKIFFHLYGDGYLLSVLVVAAYLWISGGLHMDGLSDTFDGLWSNRSREKILEIMRDSRVGVYGVLILILTISILIGGIQKLHGQWQWLILIPMVARYGCVVGNAISEYARPEGMGKYFVKDCGLKELLVASLYTWPLAFWLRGIQGIMVVIFVLAFTYLFTHWVQAKIGGITGDVIGAVIELNQLLVLLLAVLFINLNLEGF comes from the coding sequence TTGAAGAATTTCATTTTAATGACTCAATTGATGACCCGGATTCCGATTCCCATTACTATTGATATAAAAAATGAAGAGTTGGGGAAGGGGAATATATATTTCCCTTTGATTGGAGGACTAATTGGGTTGTTTCTTGCTGCTATCTATAAAATATTTTTTCATCTCTATGGAGATGGATATCTCTTATCTGTTCTGGTGGTAGCGGCATATCTCTGGATTAGCGGTGGATTGCATATGGATGGACTAAGTGATACCTTTGATGGATTATGGAGTAATCGTTCCCGGGAGAAGATACTGGAGATTATGAGAGATAGTAGGGTTGGGGTATATGGAGTTTTGATCTTAATTTTGACTATTTCCATTTTGATAGGTGGAATTCAAAAGCTTCATGGCCAATGGCAGTGGTTGATTTTAATACCTATGGTGGCCCGTTATGGCTGTGTGGTGGGAAATGCAATTTCTGAGTATGCACGGCCGGAGGGGATGGGTAAATATTTTGTTAAGGATTGCGGGCTTAAAGAACTTTTGGTGGCATCTCTTTATACCTGGCCTTTAGCTTTCTGGTTAAGGGGTATTCAAGGAATTATGGTTGTGATTTTTGTTCTAGCTTTTACATATCTTTTCACCCACTGGGTGCAGGCCAAAATAGGTGGAATTACTGGGGATGTGATTGGTGCTGTCATCGAACTGAATCAATTATTGGTATTACTTCTGGCAGTTTTATTTATAAACTTAAACTTAGAGGGGTTTTAG
- a CDS encoding ABC transporter permease gives MSKNLQIQLRAMAGMFRRDYKIFFRYPMNAIFRIVEPVAWLTPIYFMGKGFAINGENVGFAAYTGNGDYMAFIILGVILSSYVSAVLWGIGYSLKQQMDIGVLESNWLTPIPRITHLIGQTLFNVLITTLNSIGVALIIWLLFGFELNFEKILLAILTALPMIIAIYGFGFGFAALVMLMRDANTLVDTGNFIINLLSGANFPITVLPRFLLVVSLSIPLTYGYDAIRGMLLGTRTVLPIHQEQMILVVFMGAMVVLGVLVFKWLERRCKKLGTIGMH, from the coding sequence GTGTCAAAAAATTTGCAAATTCAGTTACGGGCTATGGCAGGAATGTTCAGACGGGATTATAAAATCTTTTTTCGCTATCCAATGAATGCTATCTTTCGGATTGTAGAGCCGGTTGCGTGGTTAACGCCGATCTATTTTATGGGTAAAGGGTTTGCTATCAATGGTGAAAATGTGGGTTTTGCTGCTTATACCGGAAATGGAGATTATATGGCATTTATCATCTTAGGAGTTATTCTTTCCAGTTACGTGAGTGCAGTTTTATGGGGAATTGGTTATTCTTTGAAACAGCAGATGGATATTGGGGTTTTAGAGTCCAATTGGCTGACGCCCATTCCGCGAATTACCCATCTCATTGGGCAGACTCTCTTTAATGTATTGATTACAACGCTAAACTCTATTGGAGTAGCACTGATAATCTGGTTGTTATTTGGTTTTGAATTGAATTTTGAGAAAATATTGCTGGCTATTTTGACAGCTCTTCCTATGATAATTGCTATTTATGGATTTGGCTTTGGTTTTGCTGCCCTGGTAATGCTAATGCGTGATGCCAATACCTTAGTAGATACCGGTAATTTTATTATCAATCTATTGAGTGGGGCCAATTTTCCAATTACTGTATTGCCGCGTTTTTTATTGGTAGTATCTTTAAGTATTCCATTAACTTATGGATATGATGCCATCAGGGGTATGCTCCTTGGAACCAGGACAGTATTACCAATTCACCAGGAACAGATGATTTTAGTAGTATTTATGGGAGCAATGGTGGTACTGGGAGTACTTGTCTTTAAGTGGTTGGAACGGCGATGTAAAAAACTGGGGACAATTGGGATGCATTAG
- the cobC gene encoding alpha-ribazole phosphatase, with translation MELILVRHGHTEANHKRVFQGWLDLSLSEKGRKQAIRLREELKNYQFEKIYVSPLKRALETAEIIKEGLKTPSEIVKAGALKEMNFGFWEGLSSDEIQARYPEDFQNWLKNWQRVRVPGGESAIQMFERVRNWVDKILKKHDEDTTLLIVSHEGVILQMIAYLLGFDLASSWHFRVDPGSLSVIEIIQGFSILIKLNHVVEV, from the coding sequence ATGGAATTAATTCTCGTAAGACACGGTCATACTGAAGCTAATCATAAAAGAGTATTTCAGGGTTGGCTGGATTTATCTTTAAGTGAAAAGGGACGTAAACAGGCGATTCGATTGAGGGAAGAGCTTAAAAATTATCAGTTTGAGAAAATATATGTAAGTCCATTAAAACGGGCGTTGGAGACTGCTGAAATCATTAAAGAAGGATTAAAAACTCCTTCCGAAATAGTAAAGGCAGGAGCTTTAAAAGAGATGAACTTTGGTTTCTGGGAAGGGTTATCCTCAGATGAAATTCAGGCCCGATACCCGGAAGATTTTCAGAATTGGCTGAAAAATTGGCAGCGGGTTCGGGTGCCAGGAGGAGAAAGTGCAATACAGATGTTTGAGAGGGTAAGAAATTGGGTGGATAAAATATTGAAGAAGCATGATGAAGATACTACTTTGTTAATCGTTTCCCATGAAGGGGTAATTTTGCAGATGATAGCTTATTTATTAGGTTTTGATCTGGCTTCAAGCTGGCATTTTCGGGTTGATCCTGGAAGTTTATCAGTCATAGAGATTATTCAAGGCTTTTCAATTTTGATAAAATTAAACCATGTTGTGGAAGTATAA
- a CDS encoding ATP-binding cassette domain-containing protein — protein sequence MSYALIVEDLRKEFPRRQKLGLGERFKRLLHNKNESMEDGRMIRGGRTFVAVKNVNFKVKRGEIFGLLGPNGAGKTTTIKMISTLLEPTRGKVLVNGYDVVKDARKVRQSLGTVLSGERSIYWKLTGRENLEYFGALYGMKRKEAKARAQELLERLDLSKRGDELVENYSSGMKQRIALGKALMADPPILLLDEPTVGLDPQAALRLREIIMELKEEGKTILLTTHYMEEADILCDRIAIIDQGEIIALAPPSQLKAQLSEKRMIQLTVRGLSDEVQNKLNKVSHVERVLAHYDDEKENWQITIHSSNGEETITDIIQTLTKEQVQIQNVNVKEPTLEDVFIHLTGKSLRE from the coding sequence ATGAGTTATGCTTTAATTGTAGAAGATTTACGGAAGGAGTTTCCAAGACGCCAAAAATTGGGATTAGGTGAGCGATTTAAAAGGTTATTACATAATAAAAACGAAAGCATGGAAGATGGACGGATGATAAGAGGTGGAAGGACTTTTGTAGCAGTAAAAAATGTAAATTTTAAGGTTAAGCGGGGTGAGATTTTTGGATTGCTTGGCCCAAATGGAGCAGGGAAAACTACAACTATTAAAATGATCTCTACTTTGTTGGAGCCGACTCGAGGTAAGGTATTGGTTAATGGATATGATGTGGTTAAAGATGCGCGGAAAGTACGTCAATCTCTGGGAACTGTTTTATCGGGGGAACGGAGTATTTATTGGAAATTGACTGGTCGGGAAAACCTTGAATATTTTGGGGCATTGTATGGAATGAAGCGGAAAGAAGCAAAAGCCCGGGCCCAGGAATTGTTAGAACGGCTGGATTTGAGCAAGCGGGGAGATGAGTTAGTTGAGAATTATTCTTCAGGAATGAAGCAGCGGATTGCTCTTGGCAAAGCTCTAATGGCTGATCCTCCAATTTTACTCTTAGATGAACCTACAGTTGGTCTTGATCCACAGGCAGCATTAAGATTGCGGGAGATTATCATGGAATTAAAAGAAGAGGGAAAAACCATTCTTTTAACAACCCACTATATGGAAGAGGCAGATATTCTTTGCGATCGGATTGCTATCATTGATCAGGGAGAAATTATTGCTTTAGCACCGCCTTCCCAATTGAAAGCTCAGCTCTCAGAAAAAAGGATGATTCAATTAACTGTAAGGGGGCTTTCAGATGAGGTACAGAATAAATTAAATAAGGTTTCACATGTAGAACGTGTTTTAGCCCATTATGATGATGAAAAGGAGAATTGGCAGATAACCATTCATTCTTCTAATGGTGAGGAGACTATTACAGATATTATACAGACTTTAACTAAAGAACAGGTACAGATTCAAAATGTGAATGTAAAAGAACCAACTCTGGAAGATGTCTTTATTCATTTAACAGGGAAATCTCTAAGGGAATAA
- a CDS encoding iron-containing alcohol dehydrogenase — MSYQAFRIPNNILFGEGAFEYLGTLKGERAVIVTGGSSMKRLGFLDKAKEILEKAGMEVEIIEGVEPNPSIGTVNRGAEKMRQFKPDWIIALGGGSALDAAKIMWVFYEYPELKFEDILEINSIPTLRKKAQFVAIPSTSGTASEITAASVITDTKKHIKYPIISQEIIPDIAIVDPALPAKMPPHITANTGMDVLTHAIESYVSTGANSYTSPLAMEAIKLVFEYLPRAYKDGNDMEARYHMHNASTIAGMAFNNSFLGLVHSLAHKIGGMFGITHGLANAILLPYICKYNMKNTDRYAEIEKVLGVSDLVETLKEFNRKLDIPLNFAALEEVQREKFEEVLSKMSENAYKDPCTLTNPRPTSPEDIEKIYRYAFEGKDIDF, encoded by the coding sequence ATGAGTTATCAGGCTTTTAGAATTCCTAACAACATTTTATTTGGTGAAGGTGCCTTCGAGTATCTGGGGACTTTAAAAGGAGAACGAGCTGTTATTGTTACTGGTGGAAGTTCTATGAAGAGGCTGGGGTTCTTGGACAAAGCAAAAGAGATTTTAGAAAAGGCAGGTATGGAAGTCGAGATAATTGAAGGTGTTGAGCCCAATCCTTCTATTGGGACAGTAAATCGCGGTGCTGAAAAAATGCGCCAATTTAAACCTGATTGGATTATAGCTTTGGGTGGGGGTTCTGCACTGGATGCGGCTAAGATTATGTGGGTTTTTTATGAGTATCCTGAACTAAAGTTTGAAGATATTTTAGAAATTAACTCCATCCCAACTTTGAGAAAAAAAGCACAATTTGTAGCTATACCTTCAACCAGTGGTACCGCATCAGAAATTACTGCTGCTTCAGTTATTACCGATACAAAGAAACATATCAAATACCCAATTATTTCTCAAGAAATCATACCTGATATTGCAATTGTTGACCCGGCACTTCCTGCCAAAATGCCTCCGCATATTACTGCAAATACCGGTATGGATGTTTTAACCCATGCTATTGAGTCCTATGTTTCTACTGGGGCCAACAGTTATACTTCGCCTCTGGCAATGGAAGCGATTAAACTGGTCTTTGAATATCTGCCCAGAGCTTATAAAGATGGTAATGATATGGAAGCCCGTTATCATATGCATAATGCTTCTACTATTGCTGGAATGGCCTTCAACAATAGTTTTTTAGGGCTTGTTCACAGTCTTGCCCATAAGATTGGTGGAATGTTTGGAATTACTCACGGTCTGGCCAATGCGATTCTTCTACCTTATATCTGTAAATACAATATGAAAAATACTGATAGATATGCTGAGATTGAAAAAGTACTGGGAGTTTCTGATCTGGTTGAAACCCTCAAGGAGTTCAACAGAAAGTTAGATATTCCTTTAAATTTTGCTGCCTTAGAAGAGGTTCAAAGAGAAAAGTTTGAAGAGGTTTTGAGTAAGATGAGTGAAAATGCCTATAAAGATCCATGTACTTTGACCAATCCACGTCCAACCAGTCCTGAGGATATAGAGAAGATTTACCGATATGCTTTCGAGGGTAAAGATATAGATTTCTAA
- a CDS encoding ABC transporter permease yields the protein MSEYGLTISGPEQETVSEVTIENYSLSCMLRALWAVVKRELIIFIRYPTWVVAIFIWPVLFPLPYIFGGKALAGPNQVGMVTFSRLTGMSDYVGFVAIGSLLWMWMNMVLWSFGNHLRNEQVRGTLESNWLSPLPRIFLLAGAGISNCLIQSAVIFISLLEFYLFLGVKIQGNPLLILLVLLFIIPSIYGIGLLFASLVIWAKEVNTMVFLVRGIMMIFCGVSFPLTVMPEWMQVVSKWIPITYGIRAFRLAYLTKKGFEAIKGDLLILGIFGLIFFILGILAFALSERFVKRKGTLGVY from the coding sequence ATGAGTGAATATGGTTTAACCATATCTGGTCCTGAGCAGGAAACTGTTAGTGAAGTAACCATAGAAAATTATAGTTTATCCTGTATGTTACGGGCATTATGGGCAGTAGTTAAGCGGGAGCTTATCATTTTTATTAGATATCCAACGTGGGTAGTAGCAATTTTTATCTGGCCTGTATTGTTTCCGCTGCCGTATATTTTTGGTGGAAAAGCGTTGGCCGGTCCAAACCAGGTTGGGATGGTTACTTTTTCCAGGTTGACAGGCATGTCTGATTATGTAGGGTTTGTGGCAATCGGTTCTTTGCTCTGGATGTGGATGAATATGGTATTATGGTCTTTTGGTAACCATCTTAGAAATGAGCAGGTCAGGGGTACTCTGGAATCTAACTGGCTTTCACCTTTGCCCCGGATCTTTCTTTTGGCAGGGGCAGGTATTAGCAATTGCCTGATTCAGAGTGCAGTAATCTTTATCAGTCTGTTGGAATTTTATCTGTTTTTGGGTGTAAAAATTCAGGGTAATCCTCTTTTGATTTTGTTGGTTTTACTTTTCATTATCCCTTCAATTTATGGAATCGGTCTTTTGTTTGCCAGTCTGGTTATCTGGGCTAAAGAGGTTAATACTATGGTATTTCTGGTTCGGGGTATTATGATGATTTTCTGCGGTGTAAGTTTTCCTCTGACTGTTATGCCGGAATGGATGCAGGTTGTCTCTAAATGGATTCCTATAACCTATGGAATAAGAGCATTCCGGCTGGCCTATTTAACCAAAAAAGGATTTGAGGCGATTAAAGGTGATTTATTGATATTGGGAATTTTCGGATTGATATTTTTTATCCTGGGAATTTTGGCTTTTGCTTTGAGTGAAAGATTTGTTAAAAGGAAAGGAACTCTGGGAGTTTATTAA
- the cobU gene encoding bifunctional adenosylcobinamide kinase/adenosylcobinamide-phosphate guanylyltransferase, whose translation MGLTLVTGGARSGKSKFAEKLVSHYLALNKEESVLYIATAVAFDEEMKERIRRHQAQRPAHWRTVEQYRGLSEVFKRSKEKVILLDCITLMISNLLFEAGLNEERPNLKEVELVEKAIVNEINEMLREIKKLKDREIILVTNELGMGLVPAYPLGRIFRDIAGRVNQRIAEVSDRVYFMISGIPTLIKGGG comes from the coding sequence ATGGGGCTAACTCTGGTGACCGGTGGGGCTAGAAGTGGGAAGAGTAAATTTGCTGAGAAATTGGTAAGTCACTACTTAGCATTAAATAAAGAAGAGTCTGTTCTTTATATTGCCACTGCTGTTGCTTTTGATGAGGAAATGAAAGAAAGAATTAGGCGTCATCAGGCCCAGAGACCTGCCCATTGGCGAACGGTGGAGCAGTATCGAGGTCTTTCAGAGGTTTTTAAAAGGTCAAAGGAAAAGGTGATTTTACTGGATTGTATAACCTTAATGATCTCTAATCTTCTTTTTGAAGCTGGTCTTAATGAAGAAAGACCTAATTTAAAAGAAGTAGAGTTAGTAGAAAAGGCCATTGTCAACGAGATTAATGAAATGCTTAGGGAGATTAAGAAGTTAAAGGATAGAGAAATAATTCTGGTAACCAACGAACTGGGAATGGGGCTGGTTCCAGCTTATCCATTAGGGCGAATTTTCCGTGATATTGCTGGACGGGTAAATCAAAGAATAGCGGAGGTGAGTGATAGGGTTTATTTTATGATTTCTGGAATTCCGACTTTGATTAAAGGAGGTGGATAA